The following are encoded together in the Triticum dicoccoides isolate Atlit2015 ecotype Zavitan chromosome 6B, WEW_v2.0, whole genome shotgun sequence genome:
- the LOC119322455 gene encoding tyrosine N-monooxygenase-like, with the protein MLACCCFVVSQLLIVITLMYLVMAKSKVRSGTCSSVTVPLPLPPGPWPWPVVGSLPELVLNKSAFRWIHRVMKDMGTDIACFCLGSVHVVPITCPKIAREVLKKQDKNFSSRPLTFASGTISSGYKDAVLSPFGDQWMKMRKVLTSEIICPSRHKWLDDKRADEADNLMRYIYNLTAGGSSSTSGLGANVDVRHVARHYCGNVIRRLVFGQRYFGEPQPDGGPGPMEMEHMDASFALLGFTFAFCVSDYLPCLLGLDLDGHEKIIKEANTKVDRLHNVVIEERWRQWNSGERQDGVQDFLDVLITLADGDGKPLLSIDEVKAQSKGIILAAIDNPSNAVEWALAEMVNNPELLAKAVEEMDRVVGRERLVQESDIMHLNYLKACIREAFRLHPIAPFNLPHVAIADTIVAGYRVPKGSHVILSRLALGRNPAVWDEPLHFKPERHMGDNINVVLTESELRFISFSTGRRGCIAASLGTTMSVMLFGRLLHGFTWTKPAGVSAINLSESKHDLFKEKPLVLHAEPRLAVHLYPLIMHR; encoded by the exons ATGTTGGCGTGCTGCTGCTTTGTTGTGTCCCAGCTGCTCATTGTAATAACGCTTATGTACCTTGTCATGGCCAAGAGCAAGGTCCGCAGTGGCACGTGCTCATCGGTGACGGTGCCGCTTCCACTTCCGCCGGGGCCATGGCCGTGGCCAGTGGTGGGTAGCCTGCCCGAGCTAGTGCTCAACAAGTCGGCGTTCCGTTGGATCCATCGCGTGATGAAGGATATGGGCACCGACATCGCTTGCTTCTGCCTTGGCAGCGTCCACGTCGTCCCGATCACATGTCCCAAGATCGCAAGGGAGGTGCTCAAGAAGCAGGACAAAAACTTCTCGTCCCGTCCACTCACCTTCGCCTCCGGCACCATCAGCTCCGGGTACAAGGACGCCGTGCTCTCGCCATTCGGCGACCAGTGGATGAAGATGCGCAAGGTGCTCACTTCTGAGATCATTTGCCCCTCCCGCCACAAGTGGCTCGACGACAAGCGCGCCGACGAAGCTGACAACTTGATGCGCTACATCTACAACCTCACCGCCGGGGGGTCATCTTCAACGTCGGGACTAGGCGCCAACGTCGATGTCAGGCATGTCGCGCGGCATTACTGCGGCAACGTCATCCGCCGGCTTGTCTTCGGCCAACGGTACTTTGGGGAGCCTCAGCCGGACGGCGGGCCGGGGCCGATGGAGATGGAGCACATGGATGCTTCCTTCGCCCTCCTAGGGTTCACCTTCGCGTTCTGCGTCAGCGACTACCTCCCGTGTCTACTTGGCCTGGACCTCGACGGCCACGAGAAAATTATTAAGGAGGCCAACACAAAAGTGGATAGACTGCACAACGTGGTCATCGAAGAGCGTTGGAGGCAGTGGAACAGCGGCGAGAGGCAGGACGGGGTCCAGGACTTCCTTGACGTTCTCATCACGCTCGCCGACGGTGATGGCAAGCCGTTGCTCAGCATCGATGAGGTCAAAGCACAGTCCAAG GGCATAATATTAGCGGCCATAGATAACCCGTCAAACGCAGTGGAGTGGGCGCTGGCGGAGATGGTGAACAACCCAGAATTGCTGGCCAAGGCGGTGGAGGAGATGGACCGGGTGGTCGGTCGCGAGCGACTGGTGCAAGAGTCGGACATCATGCATCTCAACTATCTCAAGGCGTGCATACGTGAGGCATTTCGCCTCCACCCAATCGCTCCCTTCAACCTGCCGCACGTCGCGATTGCCGACACCATTGTTGCGGGCTACCGTGTGCCCAAGGGTAGCCACGTCATCCTCAGCCGGCTGGCCCTGGGCCGGAACCCCGCCGTCTGGGATGAACCGCTCCACTTCAAGCCAGAGCGCCATATGGGAGACAACATCAATGTGGTGCTTACCGAGAGCGAATTGCGGTTCATCTCCTTCAGCACCGGACGGCGGGGATGCATCGCGGCATCACTAGGAACAACCATGAGTGTCATGCTCTTCGGCAGGCTCTTGCATGGCTTCACCTGGACCAAACCGGCTGGGGTGTCGGCCATCAATCTCAGCGAATCGAAGCACGACCTCTTCAAAGAGAAACCGCTAGTGCTACATGCTGAGCCACGTCTTGCAGTGCACCTCTACCCTCTCATTATGCATCGTTGA